One Coffea arabica cultivar ET-39 chromosome 5e, Coffea Arabica ET-39 HiFi, whole genome shotgun sequence DNA segment encodes these proteins:
- the LOC113722632 gene encoding uncharacterized protein, whose protein sequence is MDELTSQTIATMNEEIQKLPETSRDDNFVKDILYENILGPEKPGRLRTYGVGATPKDVYRMSDNMNAGQKKAFEDAVNEKVEIIRGELREEMNSKLADFKEELIAQFEARMRASTCDLASLQRREMNAAKQSQISDSLEVGDRMNREVGTNDAEMYKEVGTNDAEINKCEMNKKVSSTADILEV, encoded by the exons atggatgagttGACTTCACAAACAATT GCAACTATGAATGAGGAAATACAAAAACTGCCAGAGACATCCAGGGATgataattttgtgaaagatATACTCTATGAAAATATTCTTGGACCTGAAAAACCAGGTCGTCTTCGAACTTATGGGGTAGGTGCGACTCCAAAAGACGTGTATAGGATGTCAGATAACATGAATGCTGGACAAAAGAAAGCATTTGAGGATGCAGTGAATGAGAAAGTGGAAATCATACGTGGTGAACTACGAGAAGAAATGAATTCGAAATTGGCAGATTTTAAGGAGGAGTTGATTGCTCAATTTGAAGCAAGAATG AGGGCATCCACATGTGACTTGGCATCACtccaaagaagagaaatgaaTGCAGCAAAACAATCTCAAATTTCGGACTCATTAGAG GTTGGTGATAGAATGAACAGGGAAGTTGGAACAAATGATGCTGAAATGTACAAGGAAGTTGGAACAAATGATGCTGAAATAAACAAGtgtgaaatgaataaaaaagtTTCTTCAACTGCTGATATTCTTGAGGTATAG